A part of Halobacillus shinanisalinarum genomic DNA contains:
- a CDS encoding Fe-S-containing hydro-lyase: MSRQRISVPFTDEHTVTTLKAGDQVAISGTIYTARDAAHKRMVEQLEKGEELPFEIKDQVIYYVGPTPAKPGKVIGSAGPTTSSRMDRYAPALLDLGLKGMIGKGYRNQSVIDSLKKNKAVYFGAVGGSAALISRSIKSVEMIAYEDLGTEAVRKLEVEDFPAIVIDDCEGNDWYRQAIKNYKQ, from the coding sequence ATGTCTAGGCAACGAATTTCAGTTCCTTTTACAGATGAACATACAGTTACTACTTTAAAAGCTGGTGATCAAGTAGCCATTAGTGGAACGATCTATACAGCACGAGACGCAGCACATAAACGTATGGTCGAGCAGCTTGAAAAAGGAGAAGAACTTCCATTTGAAATAAAAGATCAAGTGATCTATTATGTGGGCCCAACACCTGCTAAACCCGGTAAGGTTATTGGTTCGGCGGGGCCTACAACGAGTAGTCGTATGGATAGATATGCTCCCGCACTATTAGACTTAGGGTTGAAGGGAATGATTGGGAAAGGGTACCGAAATCAATCGGTTATTGATTCCCTCAAGAAAAATAAAGCTGTCTATTTTGGAGCTGTAGGGGGATCCGCTGCATTGATTTCACGGTCTATTAAGAGTGTAGAGATGATTGCATATGAAGACCTTGGAACGGAAGCTGTACGGAAATTGGAAGTGGAGGATTTTCCGGCCATAGTGATTGATGATTGTGAGGGGAATGACTGGTATAGGCAAGCGATAAAAAATTATAAACAATAA
- a CDS encoding SMI1/KNR4 family protein has protein sequence MSIETYQKAKEIILSNEDMADFVGGRTNGLIKMAEGKLGLKFTGLYLDFLKTLGAGNFGAQEIYGILKDDFENSSVPDAIWFTLTERKETGLPNDLLVIYDTGGDELFCLDFNKLDENGEPKVVSYVPGMKLDDQVYQVIAHDFGEFLLGLVRQEL, from the coding sequence ATGAGTATTGAAACTTACCAAAAAGCGAAAGAAATTATTTTAAGTAATGAAGACATGGCTGATTTTGTTGGAGGGCGCACAAATGGTTTAATTAAAATGGCTGAAGGAAAGTTAGGTTTAAAGTTTACTGGTCTTTATTTGGATTTCTTGAAAACTTTGGGAGCTGGGAACTTTGGAGCACAAGAGATTTATGGAATTCTCAAAGATGACTTTGAAAATTCTTCTGTCCCCGATGCAATTTGGTTTACATTAACCGAACGCAAAGAAACAGGACTACCTAATGATCTCCTCGTTATTTATGACACTGGAGGGGATGAGTTATTCTGCTTGGATTTTAACAAGCTAGATGAAAATGGGGAGCCTAAGGTAGTATCTTATGTGCCTGGAATGAAGTTGGATGATCAGGTGTATCAAGTAATAGCACATGATTTTGGAGAATTTTTACTAGGTTTAGTAAGACAAGAACTATAA
- a CDS encoding IS3 family transposase translates to MPSILIHVYGETFESQKQLNLSLFDYVHWYNHIRIHGPLGCLSPIEFKKRHLNKIV, encoded by the coding sequence ATTCCTAGTATCTTAATTCATGTCTATGGAGAAACATTCGAAAGCCAGAAACAATTGAACCTGTCCTTATTTGATTATGTCCACTGGTATAATCACATCCGAATTCACGGCCCCCTAGGATGTTTAAGTCCCATCGAATTTAAGAAGAGGCACCTTAACAAAATTGTCTAG
- a CDS encoding T7SS effector LXG polymorphic toxin produces the protein MKVLDVSDLQKGGEETIHTLDQLRNSIHQVKVSIKTIIHLEDSLRGQGGEAIRTFYQEAHLPFLSYLEQFLSQYEDAIRKMLTSLHEFEPDSDGVIREDFLEQEVEAGLHKASTVTTEIIQEVNQVVGSVQDIVALPSIDDSKFLQEIQQAWNKKDETVERLHEFDQTESSQLAELRQSLSTMNQYIESISSQFEAGDISIGSYQAGQLQSNMNGASINLATNAKVVPPDEVDGFISEQKRMAPVSLGYEFTSEGVCTREDMMAPSSDASKEDVTWWKKTASFVLDFIPIVGNVKAAIETNTGENLITGVEYEGWERALLAASVVGGGFVKVVGKGAKGVSSVVKNGDEVVEGVRKATPNGFQYWNKTTEFKNVKVYQRDDIINLNTKDARGRTNFERMKKGLAPLGPDGKSINLHHMTQRNESAIAEVTHTFHKDNSLIIHINPNTIPSGINRAEFNKWRNSYWKNRAREKAGGEK, from the coding sequence ATGAAGGTGCTGGATGTTTCGGATCTCCAAAAGGGTGGAGAAGAAACGATACATACGCTGGATCAGTTGAGAAACTCGATTCATCAAGTGAAGGTCAGTATAAAGACAATCATTCATTTGGAAGACTCGCTTCGCGGGCAAGGCGGGGAAGCGATTCGAACGTTTTACCAGGAAGCGCACCTGCCGTTTTTGAGCTATTTGGAACAATTCCTTTCGCAATATGAAGATGCGATCCGTAAGATGCTGACTTCTCTGCATGAGTTCGAGCCGGATTCTGATGGCGTGATTCGGGAAGATTTTCTGGAACAAGAAGTGGAAGCGGGATTACATAAGGCAAGCACCGTCACGACGGAGATCATTCAGGAAGTCAACCAGGTCGTTGGCAGTGTTCAGGACATCGTGGCATTGCCGTCTATTGACGATAGTAAGTTTTTGCAGGAAATTCAACAGGCATGGAACAAGAAGGACGAGACGGTGGAACGGCTGCATGAGTTTGATCAGACGGAGTCGAGCCAGTTGGCAGAGCTGAGGCAAAGCTTATCGACCATGAATCAATACATAGAATCGATTTCTTCGCAGTTTGAGGCCGGGGATATTAGCATAGGAAGCTATCAAGCGGGTCAGCTTCAATCGAATATGAATGGGGCATCTATCAATCTAGCGACGAATGCGAAGGTCGTTCCTCCGGATGAAGTAGATGGGTTTATTTCGGAACAGAAGAGGATGGCTCCTGTATCACTGGGGTATGAATTCACGTCAGAAGGGGTATGTACAAGGGAAGACATGATGGCGCCTTCGTCGGATGCTTCGAAAGAGGATGTGACCTGGTGGAAGAAGACGGCATCCTTTGTGCTTGATTTTATTCCGATTGTTGGGAATGTCAAAGCGGCTATTGAGACGAATACTGGTGAGAATTTGATCACGGGTGTGGAGTATGAAGGCTGGGAGCGGGCGTTGTTGGCTGCCTCTGTTGTAGGCGGTGGATTTGTAAAGGTAGTAGGGAAAGGTGCTAAGGGTGTTAGTAGTGTTGTAAAAAATGGTGATGAGGTTGTAGAAGGAGTGCGCAAGGCGACTCCTAATGGATTTCAATATTGGAATAAAACAACTGAATTTAAAAATGTGAAGGTTTATCAGAGAGACGATATTATAAACTTAAATACAAAAGACGCACGTGGTAGGACAAACTTTGAGAGAATGAAGAAAGGTTTAGCGCCACTTGGACCAGACGGAAAATCTATTAATCTACACCATATGACACAGAGAAATGAAAGTGCTATAGCTGAGGTCACACATACTTTTCACAAAGATAATAGCCTGATCATTCATATTAACCCTAACACCATACCTTCTGGAATAAATAGAGCTGAATTTAACAAATGGAGAAATAGTTACTGGAAAAACAGAGCGCGGGAAAAGGCAGGAGGAGAAAAATGA